TAGTTGTGGAGCTTGATGGTACGTACGTTATAATTCTAAGTACCACACgagttaaatataatattaatcacGTGTATATAAGTTATTAAGAACTCTTTTTGTGCAAACTAATTTTGAATGGTGAATTATATCCAAAATTTGTATCAAATTCCATTGCGGACTTTCGATTTGTAATTACATTAGGAGAACATAGAACAAGAACGGGTTCTTTTGAGGTACTTGAAGGTTAAAAAGTATTACATCTAGAAAACGTTTACGTTTTTCCTTTGCATGGATCAAAAAGGCTAAAATAAAGAACTTGGCCTTGAATTTCTCCGGTTTCTTTCATTGTGCTGCATCCATCCACCATAGAATCTTTAGTAATCTCACTATTGTGTTGATATTATCATCAGATAAAGGGACCGAGTGGCGAGCAGATTCTAGATTTTCGCGACAGGAAAAGCTTGACCATTAGTTTTATGGCACCATCGAAGGGGATTTATCACTTATGTTTCATTAACAAGTCTCCATACCATGAATCCATTTACTTTGATGTACATGTTGGTCACCTCAAATCCTTGAAGCCCTCTGAACAGCATTTACAAGATGGTGAGCTTTTTAGAAAAACGCTTCTTAAATTGCATTCTATGTACGCGAGATGAACGCTATAATAAAAAgaatcattaattttttcttctttttattacttaacccctctttctttcttttattattattagtatttattttatcaacCTCCATTTGGATAATGATTAGAAATTGTTGTTGATCTATGCAGCCCATGTCACCCCCTTGATGGAACAGATAGCAAAGTTGGAGGAAGCCCTTGACAACATCGTGTTTGAACAGCATTGGTTAAAGGCTGAGACTCACCGCCAGGCAATAGGTACTACCATGATTGGGCCCGTTTGGTTAACGCTTTTTAGGGtagaaagtaaaaatattaacaaatgaCTCGAAactattttcacatttttatgtcacatcataaccAAATAGCAAAATAGTCCCTCCATTCTTATTCTCGTCCCAAATTTCTTGGAATTTGGGAAGGTAATTTCAAAAGATCAGGATCCCGGTTCTTAATTATTTGGTGAAAGTTCATTTATCTTTGAATTAATGCTATGTTATTATAATGTTGCAGTTAATGATGGAATGAGCCGGAGAGCAATCCCTAAGGCAGTGATTGAATCGGTAGCACTCGTTGGGGCCAGCGTCCTCCAAGTCTACCTTTTGCAACGCTTGTTTAATCGGAAACTAGGGGCTAGCGTCCTCAAAGTTTAGATATGTTTGTTGCATATTTAATGAATCTATTATTAGCACAAGATGGACTATCATGTAACCATTGCCCTATTTAATGAAGAGATGTGTCATCTATGGTTAAATTGACATTGAATAtgagtttatttttttgaatagtaGGGGTGTTCAAATCCGTGCAGTTCCAACTTCCAACCCACTTTCGATTCGGTTCTAATCCAATTGGTGGTTTGGGTTTTAACGGCCATCCCAACCGTTAAATTTGAGTCTAGCGGCATTATGACTAGGGAGATAATAGATTTTATGAGGTTAGTTTTGATGCTATTACTTCAAAATGACTAGTTAAAGTTACGGTTATAACTTCTTAGACacacttaaaaaattcaatcttaccTAGTAAAGACTCAATATAGAGCTTAACATGACTCATACAATTCCTTCACAATATTCGACAAGCCGTATGCATGACATTGTTATCCAAGCTCTGCTTACCATTttcaatttggaaaaaaataaaatataaaatatatctGCTTGATAATTTTGCAGTTTGTTCTGATATATGACGAAGGGAATAGACATTATTGATTCCATGATGCACCATCAACTATTTTAAGAGAAATAGGAAAGCCtcatcatatatcatatatatatatataaaaaccgaGTTTTGACGCAGGGAATGCTTAGAATTGTGACACGTGTCCTCCTAACTCCAtctcccacgtctctctctctctccctctatctcaacttaaatgtcttaaactaattctatggtttaagacatttaattaattgtgctaactctcactctcctataatttgtgtttcaaccgttttttgtctctctctctctctctccctctatctctacttaaatgtcttaaactaattctatggtttaagacaattaattgtgctaactctcactctcccataatttgtgtttcaatcgttttttttttttttaattaattgtgctaactctctcccataatttgtgtttcaatctttttttgtcaatctctctctctctctccctctatctccatttaattgtcttaaatctctctcccataattttatatttgaattcttttccttttttttttttttttaattaattttgctaactctcactctcccataatctctttctctcccataatttatgtttcaaccgttttttttttaatataattttatgtttgtctgactctaaactaattatatggtttaagtgtcttaactatttctgtctcccataattttgtctgactctctcttcctctatctccacttaaatgtcttaaatctttctcccataattttatatctgaattcttcttcttcttttttttcttctttttttttatttattttgctaactcccactctcccataatctctctctctctctcccataatttatatttcaaccgtttttttttttaaatataattttatgtttgaacattttcttttctctctctaaactaattatatggtttaagtgtcttaacattttctctctccctctatctccacttaaatgtcttaaatctctctctctctctcccataatttatgtttgaaccgattttttgattttttatttgtaatgcattgaattgtcttaataaagaaaacaaaaggttttcaaattctctatttctccctctttatttaattttctttttatcttctcttgctttatgtttatatctcaatgtgagatatattatcatatatattcatcatcatatataaaagccgagttttggctcGGACAGAGCGTAGAATTGCAACACGTGtcctgaacttttttttttttttgggtcttaactctctctcccaCAAATCCataggtctctctctctctccctctatacttaaatgtcttaaatctttctatctcccataatttatgtttgggGAACTTGAAATAAGTTTGAGGTGTCCCCATTTGACCGTTGAATTTGTTTGGACGTAACATAAGGACCTCTAACTTTGGAAGATATCCCAACCAAAATGGAAACCTATCATTGAATTGGTTATCACTAAGATCAAGGACCTTTAGCATTGCACACTCGGCCAGCGATCTCGGTAAATACCCTTGGAAtttgtttacttatcaaaaaaaatttatgtttgaaccgattttttgattttttatttgtaatgcattgaattgtcttaatgaagaaaacaaaaggttttcaaattctctatttctctctctttatttaattttctttttatcttctcttgctttatgtttatatctcaatatgagacaattaaaatgtatgagttttatttgtaatatatttaattgtcttaatgaagaaaacaaaaggttatcaaattctctctttctctctctgtttatttttctttttctcttctcttgctttctatttatatctcaatgttcctctatcaatttcacactcaaatcaggaaaaagacaagactacaagagagaggtagagagagtTTATAATCAttgtttctcaatgatttcttttctttattttatttttttgcaataacagttctttttaattttccaattgttatttctcaatgaaaaattacacCATTCTCAATGAAGAATATagtagttattttcaattatattagtattttcattttattcatttttttatctttattttcgatgcttatgttcttccatttttgtttttgtctcttatatctttttctaatttttttttcttctcttactttctatttctatctcaatgttcctttgtaaatttcacaatcaattcagaaaaagacaagagagagagagagagagagagattcacattgctgtttctcaatgaaaaattatactacagttcttttttttatatatatattttttttctagaacagtttttttcaattttccaatcgttatttctcaatgaaaaattatactacagtttttttttttattattattattttttatctagaaaagttattttcaattagtattttcttttttttttccttttttttttatctttatttctggtgcttatgttcttccattttttttttgtcccttattttttttttctaatttatatattattttttattcaaatgattacttttctttggtaaattttacattgaactcaagaaataataatgagagagagagtttcttatcgttatttttggttgataattttttagtttgtacatgttgttgttcattgagtaatttaattttttttttatatgtttacatgcttaattaatggatgacattggtttttaaggtttcattgAAATCGGAAAACGTATACagtaaaaaaaagacaattctttcaattatattaaaattttatttttagttttttattttatctttatttaatgtatttatgttcttccattgttatcccttaaattttctactaatttatatattatttattcaaattgaatatttttcttttgtaaatttcacattgaattaggaaatgatagtgaaagagtttcctgtcattatttttatttgtttacatgcttaattaatggatggcattggtttttaaggtttcaatgGAATCGGGAAACGCATtagtagaaaaagacaattctttcaattatattaaaattttatttttagttttttattttatctttatttaatgtatttatgttcttccattgttatcccttaaattttctactaatttatatattatttattcaaattgaatatttttcttttgtaaatttcacattaaattaggaaatgatagtgagagtttcctatcattatttttggtacggtGTATGATACTTTTTTAGATTATGTTAATGTTCATTGTGTAGATTTTTTCGTCTTTGTTTTCctgtatgtcttaaaattagtttcatttactttatatatgtgaaggatggttgttaaaaaaaaaaaagtggttatgttcttccatttttttcccttaaattttatactaatttatatattatttattcaaattgattagttttcttttgtaaatttcacgttgatttaaggaaaatgatagtgaaaaagttgcctatcattatttttggtacgatgTATAATTAGATTATGTCAATATTCCTGCCAgtgttttttatctctttcatttttaaaaagaaaaattaaactaccaacattcttttgtttacaaaattagtaaacataactgtaataaaatatcaatatgctcatatattttagaacacttctttatttttgttcgtgtaatagaaaaatttctcaaaaaaattgtttatgaggagaaagttcaactcATAAAGACAAAAGTTTACCATAATGGATGGTGTAATGGAGAAGTGGtgtcattgttggaatataatgattaatcaatcattttgtataattgattaatctatgtttttattttgaattttttttcctttatgtttcgttttaaactacatatatgggaacaaatatttaatatgtttcagtttataagaactaaaatttattaatttttaaatttattagatatgtattgagtaaaactatggtttaaaaggatcttatgaacatttgtcattttttgtagCTAATTAGTttattaagagaagaaaataaaaattgttgttaataatcttttaaagactttttgagtaaattacaaaataaaaaaaaaaaacccggcgCGTAGAGCGGGCTCTAAGCTAGTGAGGTATAACTATGCAGTTAACTAggaaagatgaaatcaaatacaCTCAAAACAATGAAGAAACAAATTGTCACAAATAGTAGTGTACCAAGTCATAGGATTTCaataaagaagagaagcagcacCAAAGAATAACCAACCGGTATACTGACCATAATATAACATTGTTCCTTAAACTTCTCTACGAGCACATTATCACCAAGTTTAggacaaaacaaacaaaaccagtAGGATCCATCATAGCTTCTGAATACAGCTCCAGCCTTCTGGAATATGTTTTCAGCTCGGGCATGAACAAAACGATGCTTTCATATTCAAGCTATTAAGAGGTAAGAGAAGCCTCAAGATTCTGCATAAGTAGATTGTATGCAGCAACACCATTTTTTCTGCTGtaaacatcaaaataaaaagcAATGTATTAACCCACTAGTGTCATTATAAGGAAACATGGTTGTCTCATCAAACAATTCTTAAGCATATCTTCTATcatgcatgtatatatcatTGGCATTCATAACCAGCCTCAGAAGATGGCCATAAAAATCAATCAGGGACATTAGTAATTAGCCAATATGAGTTCTATGCCAAAATGAGGGCATTAAGATGGAAGAGTGAAAATAcacaaaaagtaagaatatcACCAATACCAAGGATTCGGTGATTTGAATTTTAAGTATGAAAACGCTACCAAGGATAGGGTGATTTGAATTTTAAGTATGAAAAAGCAATACAAAGACCAAAAGAATATTGGCTGAGAATTGATCTTGTTTAACTATTAGAATTTTTTGCATATAAGCAAACCATTCCATGAGTTTCAATTCACATGGAGGGATTTACAGATTACAAGAATGGTCTTAAGTGCAGATTACATGGATTTCAGTTTTTTATGCTCAACAGAAACACACCAAGGGTCCAGATTgcaataattttgaaattataggGTTTATGCGATTCAATTAAAGCTTTAGATTTAATTTGAAACAAAGGCCAAATTGATGTTCTAAAGCAATGGAACAATTTATGATAATGAACGTTCAAATGAATACTTTATGTTGTCAACCAAACACGATCCTCCTGCTTTTTTAGTAAGTTGTATGAAATGGGAAAAGGTTCAAAGCATAAAATTGAGGGAGGCTTTATACAAGCCAGAGTGCACATCCAATATAAGAAATATGCAAAGTTGGAACTTACAGAGTGAGGTTTTCCAAGAACTGCTTCGTGCTTATAGTTTGAGTCAACCATTGGTGGCGATTCAATCTTGCCGCCCGTTTTTTTCTCATTCCGAGCCTTGTTGAAGATTACCGTGAATCCCTCTGCAGAAGCAGGGTCATTGACATCCCATTCTCCAAACTTTGGCAATGGTTTACCCTTTTCCTGtggaaattcaaatttcataaGATACGTGTGATAAATGCAATCTTCTCATATGCCCAACTTCTTGCTGCCTACATATTAATTCAAGGAAAATACAACCAAAACAAAGATATGAATGAAATATAGGAGGATGGTGCTTCACATGCCTTAATATAAAGATGCTAGTCAAGCTAATTGTAAAGCTTTTTATACAAGGAAATATTGGAGATGCTTGCAGAATAATCAGTAAACATGGAACAGGAtacataacataaataaataaaaccaatagATATACGTTAAAGAGAAAGgggggattgagatcccctgcAATACCTAAAGTATAGCAGGGGTCTGCAATTCTTAAATGTGGCCATTCATTCACGTCATGGGGCAAAAAATTTCACACCTTTCCCTTTGCTTCTTTGGCCATGGGACTTGGGTCTCCATGGCCATGGAGACTCACGATCATGGGTCCTTGGCCAGCTGTGGGTcatggaggagagagagggaaagtGGCCAAAGAAGCAAAGGGAAAAgggatgaaatttttttgcctCACATGCCACCATCTTGATCCGAGGGGGAATGGCAAGAATTGATTACAATCATCCGCCAATTCCCACATGCAGGATCTTGATACTGCATCATATGGTAACACTACGACATATTAATATACTTGGTTTGCTTACATGAAAAAGTAGCTCAAATACTAAAGCTAGGATCACACAGAATCATATGAACTATGTCAataacaaagtaaaataaattaaataatgtcGAGGAACAGTTTTTCTAAGCATGATGAAACTACAAGCAAGAACTCAGATGATGAAAAATACTCCACATAGGATAAACAATTTGAAGCGATGCGTAACCCATCAAAGCCTAGTATTTTGATTACATTTCCACCATTTAAAAGAACTAGATAAGAACCCCACTAACACAACCAACACAAAGCGAAAAACATATACAAACGTATACAAAGAACTTCACAAACAGATCCACATACATTAACATGTTAttgctgcatatatatatatatatatatagaaaaatcaaATACCATAATCTGTGAAAGGGATTGAAAATGGAACAGAAAGCAGGCATTCAGAGAAATCAAAACGCAAACAGAAATGGTAGTTGATAgaccaaaagcaaaagaagaaccAAATAAATATCCACGAAATCGAATTCGTCCAAACGCACAAAGACAACACAAGACATGTACGTACGTATGCGAATTGTTCTTCAATAaacttttgtttaaaaaaaaaaaaaaaaacgtaccGCCATGAGTGCGATTGGAGAGAGATCTCCGTCTCGCCTCCCCTTCTCTACCCTTCTCGTCTATTCCCTGATTCCACAGAgacagacacagagagagagagagagagagagagagagaagacagAGAGGGAGTGGGATTTTGTAGATGGGAAGGCCACCTGTCTGAACAACCTAACTGTGTTTTTAGCCTTTAGACTGGTACTTCCAGCGAAGCACAAGTACACAAAACGGCCCCTTCGCATTATTTGTCTTTATTAATTgagtaagataaaaataaaattcttacaatcttATGGAATATTGACCGTGATTGTTACAACTAATTCTTAAATTAgtttctattaaaaagaaaaattacaaaaattggtGAGACTGTCATGTCAGTATTATGAAATAGGTAAATCATCCAAACATAATCTTAAACTCGTTTTTCTTCTCGATATTCAcaatccaaaaaatatatagttaagTTCAGTACAAAAAAATCGCACTTCCAAACACCTATATGAAAACGCTAATCTTACGGAAATGCCAAAGAGAGGAAAAGAGATAATACTAGCTTGTGAGAGTTGGCATTGTTGAAAACTTTTGAAGAATTCAGGACAATCATCGAAAAAAGACAAGTGACTGCAAGACCTAACTATTTGTATTCATTGTGCTGATTTTTTGAGTATTGTTCTCTCTCTGCTGCGTTTTATGTACAACGAAGAGGCTTGTAAGGAGATGtcctaaaccaaaaaaaaaaatagaaaaaaaaaaattaaaataaataatgtgcTGCTTGCAATTTTTAAGTCGTCATTGACGACTGATGCATCTAACATGATTATTCATTTCTTCTGATTCCTTTAGAATTCCACCCGTGATCTCTATTCTCTCTGAAAAATTGCCAGTATTATGAAATAGGTAAATTATTGGTTCAAATAATAGGTAAAATtgaggatttttctttttattataatgTTAAAAATGGAATATAGTTAGCTAAAGTATAAGATCATGttacacttttttcttttttcttttttttttttctttttttattttataaaattacaatttagaaTAAGATATGTCCAAAAAAGCCACCCTACCAAATTCAATCCAAACCAAACCAAGGATTATGAACAAGGCTGGCTTATCACAAGTTTAGGAGCTATTTCGACATCTATAGTTGGAATATTGTTGAGGGCTATCAACTTATAATTATGAACCATCGGCTTATAACTTTATTGTCCAAAGCATCTAAATGATTGTAGAATTTGGCGATAGAAACTAACCACGCATATTCTATATAACACAAACAAGTTAACCAAATTGACTTTTGTAGTTGTAGCATTACGTGTTCGATCACTTGTTTGTACCAGTCACCCAATTctgctttgtatttttcatagaataaataacaaacaaaaacacccCATTTTGGCCTGGAGCCCATAACTTCTTGCTTGTTCTCCTCGACAACAGGCATTGGTGCAGGTGACCGATGAGGCTGTCCAATTATTcgcatatatttatttatttgtatttattcattccttctttttcttcttttttcagcCAGTATATACAGTACATCCCATGAATTCGGTACTACTAATAGAGAGAGACAGTTTGAGAAGGGCGCACAATATTAGAAACCAACTATATTTCTTTCAGAAGATAAATACAATTATAGTTTATTCTAGAGAAAGCCaaaaaatggaggagaaaatGATGATGAAATTGCAAAACAAACATCGGACTTTGATGCCAACAGATTCTCATCTCCCAACCTTCTTCATATCCAGCCTGaaccaaaataaactaaattaagcaAAGATTAAATCAAGTATCCAACGAGCCTGACTCTAAATCTTCAGCTGCAACAAGGCCAACTTAAGCGTGGTGGGTGAAAGAGAAAGGCTTACCTAACATGGAAAAAGGCTTACACAAGCTCTAAAACAAGGGCAGATGCACCACCTCCTCCGTTGCAAACACCACCAACACCGTATTTCCCATTTTTCTGCCTCAGTACCTACAATGGCGTTATAACTTTAACTATGAGAACAGAAAAAGAATAATAGGCTTTTTATCACCAAAAACTTTAGACAAAAAAAGGTTGGCAAAACTAAACCAGGAGGCTAGAGAGAGCAACATATTGACACAAAAGCAGCTATTTGCAGAAAATATTGCAGGGAAAATAGGCAATCCAGCAGGCTAGAGAGGAGGGCAATATATTGACACAAAAATAGCTATTCAGAAAATATTGCGGAGCAAAATGACAATCCAGCGTGGTTATACCCCCAACAATGTGACCAAGATACGAGCTCCACTACAACCTAGAGGATGTCCCAAGCCTACCGCTCCACCATGCACATTAACTTTTTCCTGCAAATAAATTGAGAATCGTATTTGATGAATAATGAAAAAGCAAGAAGACAGAGAACCCCCCACCAGCAGGCTGGGGGGGGGATGGAAAAACAAACAAGCATGCAAGTGCCACATGAACAAATGCACATGCACAGGCAGGCATGTCTGTGGCAAGAGTGAGAGATGTTTAGAAACTCACGGGATTAAGTCCAAGCAGTTTTTGGTTTGCAAGAGCCACAACCTGCACAGATGACATAATAAGATTGATAACCTCATAGATTGACATGCTACTCGTGCTACTCA
This window of the Corylus avellana chromosome ca5, CavTom2PMs-1.0 genome carries:
- the LOC132180745 gene encoding transmembrane emp24 domain-containing protein p24beta2 — protein: MGLWGLRHAVAMAALCLVLLRSRGTEGLRLWIEEGEECFSQGVKYEGDSFHVSFVVIKDNSPWHHSANADGIDLVIKGPSGEQILDFRDRKSLTISFMAPSKGIYHLCFINKSPYHESIYFDVHVGHLKSLKPSEQHLQDAHVTPLMEQIAKLEEALDNIVFEQHWLKAETHRQAIVNDGMSRRAIPKAVIESVALVGASVLQVYLLQRLFNRKLGASVLKV
- the LOC132182288 gene encoding protein NOI4-like isoform X2 translates to MAEKGKPLPKFGEWDVNDPASAEGFTVIFNKARNEKKTGGKIESPPMVDSNYKHEAVLGKPHSKKWCCCIQSTYAES
- the LOC132182288 gene encoding protein NOI4-like isoform X1 gives rise to the protein MAEKGKPLPKFGEWDVNDPASAEGFTVIFNKARNEKKTGGKIESPPMVDSNYKHEAVLGKPHSQKKWCCCIQSTYAES